The following proteins come from a genomic window of Gimesia chilikensis:
- the gcvPA gene encoding aminomethyl-transferring glycine dehydrogenase subunit GcvPA produces the protein MSYLFNTPEQQQQMLQTIGVDSLEALFSTIPSDLRLDRPLDLPPALTEMELQKHFSNLASQNVGPGDRVCMLGGGAYDHFVPAAVDEIARRGEFYTAYTPYQAEASQGSLQTFFEFQSLICQLTGMDVSNASLYEGGTCVSEAAFMAMRVTNRHNRVVLLGSLHPEYRQVVETYLKHLNCEVVIVPCKDGSVDPADVDAAMDDQTACLVIQHPNFFGTLEEAAELTEIAHRSGALSVVSYDPISLGILSRPGDYGADIAIAEGQSLGTPLQFGGPYLGLFSCSEKFVRRMPGRLIGQTVDRNGKRCYVLNLQAREQHIRRDKATSNICSNQGLIAIRAAVYLSLLGKQGIREVAELSCQKAHYAADQLSSVEGIELLFPERPFFKEFAVSCSEGADYLLRKSRQAGFDLGPELSRFTFENNPESYQTAVLVAITEQRTREEIDRLVTALKA, from the coding sequence GTGTCTTATCTCTTCAATACACCAGAACAGCAGCAACAGATGCTGCAGACCATCGGCGTCGACTCACTGGAAGCCCTGTTCTCGACCATTCCCTCAGACCTGCGACTGGATCGCCCCCTGGATCTCCCCCCTGCTCTGACAGAAATGGAACTGCAGAAGCATTTCTCTAATCTGGCCAGTCAGAATGTCGGCCCCGGGGATCGCGTCTGCATGCTGGGCGGTGGAGCCTATGACCATTTTGTGCCGGCAGCCGTCGATGAAATTGCCCGTCGGGGTGAATTTTACACCGCTTACACTCCCTATCAGGCGGAAGCCAGTCAGGGAAGCCTGCAGACCTTCTTCGAATTCCAGTCTCTCATCTGCCAGCTCACCGGCATGGATGTTTCCAATGCGAGCCTGTATGAGGGGGGAACCTGTGTCAGTGAAGCCGCCTTCATGGCAATGCGGGTCACGAATCGACACAATCGGGTTGTCCTGCTTGGATCATTGCACCCGGAATATCGACAGGTCGTGGAAACCTATCTGAAACACCTCAACTGCGAAGTGGTGATCGTTCCCTGCAAAGACGGTTCTGTCGATCCGGCCGACGTCGACGCAGCCATGGATGATCAGACCGCTTGCCTGGTCATTCAACATCCCAACTTCTTCGGTACTCTGGAAGAAGCTGCTGAACTGACCGAAATTGCACATCGCTCCGGGGCACTCTCTGTAGTTTCCTACGATCCAATCAGCCTTGGAATCCTGAGTCGTCCTGGCGACTATGGAGCCGATATCGCGATTGCCGAAGGTCAGTCGCTGGGCACCCCTCTGCAGTTTGGTGGCCCCTACCTGGGCCTGTTCTCCTGCAGTGAGAAATTCGTCCGCCGCATGCCTGGTCGCCTGATCGGCCAGACTGTCGACCGTAACGGTAAACGCTGCTATGTTTTAAATCTCCAGGCACGCGAGCAGCATATTCGTCGCGACAAAGCAACCAGTAACATCTGCAGTAACCAGGGGCTGATTGCAATCCGGGCTGCCGTCTATCTCTCCCTGCTGGGTAAACAGGGCATCCGGGAAGTCGCTGAACTTTCCTGCCAGAAAGCTCACTACGCAGCAGACCAACTCTCGAGTGTTGAGGGCATTGAGCTGCTCTTTCCTGAGCGTCCCTTCTTCAAAGAGTTCGCCGTCAGCTGTTCCGAAGGAGCTGACTATCTGCTGCGAAAATCGCGTCAGGCAGGCTTCGATCTGGGACCGGAGCTTTCCCGCTTTACCTTTGAAAATAATCCAGAAAGCTATCAGACAGCCGTACTCGTAGCGATCACAGAACAGCGCACCCGGGAAGAAATTGATCGCCTGGTGACCGCACTCAAGGCATAA